CTACTTTAGAGGAGAGTAATCTGTTGGATTTAGTAATTGGTTCTCCACATTCTTAACAATAAGTCCATCTTTGTGAGACTCTTCAACTACTTTTGCCCACTCAGGATCATTTCTGAAATTATTCCATGATTCAATCCTTGATTCATGACTTTCATAAGCCAAAAGATAAGTCAAAGTGTTGTTACTTGGACCTACATCTGCAACCCAGTATCCTATATTTTTCATACCATGTTTTTCAAATAATTTGAGAGTATGGTTTCTAAATCTAGAATTTAAGTTCTCAAGCCTACCTGAAAAGCATTCGTATATTCTAAGTTCATAAATCATTCCGGTAATCCTTATTCTGAAGCAAATGCTTCGTTAGTTGTAATATTAAATACGTGATACTGTTCTTTATAACATTGTTCAGCTTCTGATATAAAACTAAGATATGTTCCCATAGGTAAAGAATAGCTTATTAAGTTAGGATGATCATTTTGATTTGGGACTGAAGCTTCAGCTATTATGGGAATTTTTACGTTTATCATTATCCATTCACTAGTAATAATTCCTCTTCTAAAGTTTTGAATATCATTACAGAAGTCATAATTTTGAGAGTCGTCAAATGATTTCTGGGTATAGGCTACCGATATATAAACAGTTTCATCTGTATTGTTTCTATAAATAGATACAAATCGACCATCTTCTCTAGAGTCAAAAGGGAAATATATTGAACTTTTTGTAACCTCTGGTTCAATAATTAATGTTTCATCTTCACAAGAAACAAAAATTACCATAAAAATTGATAATAATAGTAATATTTTTTTCAATTTATCCTCCTTAAATGGTCGGGGCAGCAGGATTTGAACCTACGACCTCCCGGCCCCCAGCCGGACGCGCTACCAAGCTACGCCATGCCCCGCAATTTTTTTTGCAATATAATATTAGATAGAATACATTATTATATAAATCCATACCCACAAAAAAAATATGCAAATTAAAGAACTTAAAGATGAGGCCTCAAGATTAAGAGATCAAATTATCCAAATTTTGAGGAATGTTTGACCTAGAAAAACTAAAATCTGAAGTAATAGAATTAGAAAAAAAATCGTCTGACCAAGATCTTTGGAAAGATAGTAATTTCGCCAAAAAATTTTTGCAAAATCTTAAACATAAGAAAGATTCTCTAAGCCAATTTATGAATTTAGAAAACTCTTCTTTGGAGATAATAGAATTATGTGATATTTCACTTGAACTTAATGATGAAAGTTCTGGAGAATCAATAATTGAATCAATAAATCAACTTAAAAATTTATATAACAAGATTTCTCTAAAACTAAAAATGAAAGGAGAATTTGATCAAAGAAATGCTATCTTGGGAATAAAGCAAGGTGCAGGAGGGGTAGATTCTCAAGATTGGGCAGAAATTTTATTAAGAATGTACAAAAGATGGTGCGAAATTAATGATTTTACTATGGAAATTATACATATTTCACCTGGAGAAGAAGCAGGAATAAAGTCTGTTGTAGTAAAAATTGAAGGAGATTATGCTTACGGCTTACTTTCAGCAGAAAAAGGTACTCATAGATTAGTTAGGATATCACCCTTTGATACAGGTAATAGAAGGCATACATCTTTCTCTTTAGTAGAAATAATGCCAGAATTAGAATCTGAAGAGGAAGTAAATATTGATTCTAAGGATATAAGAATAGATGTTTTCAAAGCAGGAGGAGCAGGAGGTCAGAGTGTTCAAAAAAATTCTACTGCGGTTAGAATTACTCATCTTTCTTCGGGAATTACAGTTTCAGTCCAAAATGAAAGGTCACAGTTACTAAATAAAGAACTAGCTATGAAAATATTGCAGTCTAGACTGAAAGAGCTTGAGCTAAAAAAACAAAGAGAAATAGAATCAAAAATTAAAGGAGAGCATATCTCTGCAGACTTTGGATCGCAAATAAGATCATATGTGATGCATCCCTATAAAATGGTAAAAGATCACAGGACTGATTTAGAAATAAGCGATATTGATGGGGTACTAGATGGTAATATTGATGAATTTATAGAAGCATTTTTGTTAAAAAATATAGATTAAAGTTAATTATCTTTTACAAAATTTTTTTTTCATATAATATTCATTTATTTCAGATAAAATTATAGTTATATAATAAACTAGGAAAAAAATAATATGATTTCAAAATTAAAGATTTTTTTATTCTCGGCAATTATCATAGCAGCACTTTCATGTGGCTCAGACGATACCTCTGAGGAGCCTGCATCAATAGGGAAAAATTCTAATGTTGCTCCAAGTTTAGAAGGTAATTCTACTGGAAGCTCATCGGGCTCCAAAGAAAATATTTTTAGGATTAATTTTTCTGATCCTCCTACATTTGATCCTCACTTGGTAACAGATACTACATCTGCTTCAATAATTGTTGAAATTTTTTCAGGATTAGTAACTTTAAATAAAAATCTAGATATAATTCCAGATTTAGCAGAATCATGGGAAATATCAGATGATGGAACTGTTTATACTTTTAAATTAAGAGAAAATATAAAGTTTTCTAATGGTGATAATGTAACAGCTGAAGATTTCAAATGGTCAATTGAACGAGCTGCCAATCCAGATACTGGGTCATATAATGCCGATGTTTATTTGGGAGATATAGTTGGAGTTAAGGAAGTTATAGAAAGTAATGGTTCCAAAACTTCAATTGATGGAGTAAAAGCTTTAGATGATAAAACTCTTGAAATAACCATAGATTCGCCTAAAACCTACTTTTTGGCTAAATTGACATATCCAACAGCTTTTGTCTTGAGCAAAAATTATATGGAATCTCAAGGAGATAATTGGATAGACAAACCCGTAGGAACTGGTCCATTTATTCTTCAGGAATATCAGATAGGGCAAATACTTAAACTCAAAAGAAATGATCTATATTGGGGTGAAAAATCTAAGGTAGATGGCGTAATAATGAACCTTGCAGGTGGTGTGTCTATGGCAATGTATGAAAATGATGAAATAGATATCACAGGAGTTGGTCTTGCTGACCTGGAAAGAGTAAAAGATCCCAATGATCCTTTGAGTAGGGATTTAGTTGATGTTCCCCCACAATTTACATTGTCTTATATTGGATTTAATGTAAATATGCCTCCTTTTGATGATGAAAATTTTAGAAAAGCACTTACGCATGCAGTTGATAAAGAGCTAATTGCAGACAAGATTTATTCTGGATTAACAAAGCCTGCATATGCTGTGATACCTCCTGGCTTTCCAGGTTTTAGTCCAACTATTAATGGCCTGGAATTCAATGCTGAATTAGCTAAAGATTATCTTGAAAAATCTAAGTATGCTGATCCTTCAAGTAGGCCTAGAATTATTGTAACTATTCCTGGTACTGGAGGTTCACCTGGCTTGGATACTGAAGTTATTTCAGATATGTGGAGAGAGACTCTTGGTGTAGAAGTAGAAATTCAACAGGTAGAATGGGCTACTTACTTACAAGATATGAACAGAAAAAGACTACAAGTATGGGCTGGATCTGGGTGGCAAGCTGACTACCCTGATCCTCAAGATTTTATTGATATTCT
This region of Dehalococcoidia bacterium genomic DNA includes:
- a CDS encoding NIPSNAP family protein; translated protein: MIYELRIYECFSGRLENLNSRFRNHTLKLFEKHGMKNIGYWVADVGPSNNTLTYLLAYESHESRIESWNNFRNDPEWAKVVEESHKDGLIVKNVENQLLNPTDYSPLK
- the prfB gene encoding peptide chain release factor 2; the protein is MFDLEKLKSEVIELEKKSSDQDLWKDSNFAKKFLQNLKHKKDSLSQFMNLENSSLEIIELCDISLELNDESSGESIIESINQLKNLYNKISLKLKMKGEFDQRNAILGIKQGAGGVDSQDWAEILLRMYKRWCEINDFTMEIIHISPGEEAGIKSVVVKIEGDYAYGLLSAEKGTHRLVRISPFDTGNRRHTSFSLVEIMPELESEEEVNIDSKDIRIDVFKAGGAGGQSVQKNSTAVRITHLSSGITVSVQNERSQLLNKELAMKILQSRLKELELKKQREIESKIKGEHISADFGSQIRSYVMHPYKMVKDHRTDLEISDIDGVLDGNIDEFIEAFLLKNID
- a CDS encoding peptide ABC transporter substrate-binding protein; this encodes MISKLKIFLFSAIIIAALSCGSDDTSEEPASIGKNSNVAPSLEGNSTGSSSGSKENIFRINFSDPPTFDPHLVTDTTSASIIVEIFSGLVTLNKNLDIIPDLAESWEISDDGTVYTFKLRENIKFSNGDNVTAEDFKWSIERAANPDTGSYNADVYLGDIVGVKEVIESNGSKTSIDGVKALDDKTLEITIDSPKTYFLAKLTYPTAFVLSKNYMESQGDNWIDKPVGTGPFILQEYQIGQILKLKRNDLYWGEKSKVDGVIMNLAGGVSMAMYENDEIDITGVGLADLERVKDPNDPLSRDLVDVPPQFTLSYIGFNVNMPPFDDENFRKALTHAVDKELIADKIYSGLTKPAYAVIPPGFPGFSPTINGLEFNAELAKDYLEKSKYADPSSRPRIIVTIPGTGGSPGLDTEVISDMWRETLGVEVEIQQVEWATYLQDMNRKRLQVWAGSGWQADYPDPQDFIDILFYSESDVNHGNYKNSRVDDLIIEARTELDQNRRYLLYNQAEQIVVDEAPILPLWFDTDGYALVKPWVKGYSFTPIIVPKYKDLYIE